A region of Mesorhizobium sp. M3A.F.Ca.ET.080.04.2.1 DNA encodes the following proteins:
- a CDS encoding acyl--CoA ligase has translation MIARIVAAADGAPAISAPGRTTLSHGGLRRLIQETTTRLNALGIGRGDRVAIVMPNGPEMATAFIAVAAAASTAPLNPAYRADEFDFYLSDIGVKAILVDRDEQGPAVEVAARLGIPVLRLLVPEGAPAGVFTIDGDPVGPAVASGLAEEGDTALLLHTSGTTSRPKLVPLSHANLAASAAHIGATLGLAPDDRCLNIMPLFHIHGLVAAVLSSLAAGGSVFCTPGFNALRFFQWLSEAKPSWYTAVPTMHQAILPRAARNPEQLAEASLRFIRSSSASLPAQVMAELEATFGCPVIESYGMTEAAHQMASNRLPPGRRKPGSVGAAAGPEVAVMAPDGRLLKAGEIGEIVIRGPNVTAGYEKNPDANASAFAHGWFHTGDQGVLDEDNYLRVTGRLKEIINRGGEKISPLEVDGVLMDHPAVAQVVTFAMPHDKLGEEVAAAVVLREGQSASEAEIRGFAATRLADFKVPRKVVILDEIPKGATGKLQRIGLAAKLGLG, from the coding sequence ATGATCGCGCGGATCGTCGCAGCCGCAGATGGCGCGCCGGCGATTTCCGCACCCGGCCGGACAACCCTCTCGCATGGCGGATTGCGCCGGTTGATCCAGGAGACGACGACCCGGCTCAACGCGCTTGGCATCGGCCGCGGTGACCGGGTCGCGATCGTGATGCCCAACGGACCGGAGATGGCGACCGCCTTCATCGCGGTGGCTGCGGCTGCCTCGACGGCGCCGCTCAATCCGGCCTATCGGGCCGACGAGTTCGATTTCTATCTCAGCGATATCGGCGTCAAGGCGATCCTGGTCGATAGGGACGAGCAGGGGCCAGCGGTCGAGGTCGCCGCGCGCCTCGGCATCCCTGTGCTGCGTCTGCTCGTGCCGGAGGGTGCTCCGGCGGGCGTCTTCACGATCGATGGCGATCCGGTCGGGCCGGCGGTCGCATCCGGACTGGCCGAGGAGGGCGACACGGCGCTTCTTTTGCATACGTCAGGCACCACGTCGCGCCCCAAGCTGGTGCCGCTCAGCCATGCCAACCTTGCCGCTTCGGCCGCGCATATCGGCGCGACGCTCGGCCTGGCCCCGGACGACCGCTGCCTCAACATCATGCCGCTCTTCCACATCCACGGTTTGGTCGCGGCGGTGCTGTCCTCGCTGGCCGCCGGCGGCAGCGTCTTCTGCACCCCCGGCTTCAACGCGCTGCGCTTCTTCCAGTGGCTCTCCGAGGCCAAGCCGAGCTGGTACACGGCCGTGCCGACCATGCACCAGGCGATCCTGCCGCGCGCCGCGCGCAATCCCGAGCAATTGGCCGAGGCAAGCTTGCGTTTCATTCGCTCCTCGTCCGCCTCCCTGCCGGCCCAGGTGATGGCCGAGCTGGAGGCGACCTTCGGTTGCCCGGTAATCGAATCCTACGGCATGACCGAGGCCGCGCATCAGATGGCCTCCAACCGCCTGCCGCCCGGCCGGCGCAAGCCGGGCAGCGTCGGCGCAGCCGCCGGACCGGAAGTCGCCGTCATGGCGCCGGACGGTCGGCTGCTCAAAGCCGGCGAGATCGGCGAGATCGTCATCCGCGGCCCGAACGTCACCGCCGGCTACGAGAAAAATCCTGACGCCAATGCCAGTGCCTTTGCCCATGGCTGGTTCCACACCGGCGACCAGGGCGTGCTCGACGAGGACAATTACTTGCGCGTCACCGGCCGGCTGAAGGAAATCATCAACCGCGGCGGCGAGAAGATCTCGCCGCTCGAGGTCGACGGCGTGCTGATGGATCACCCGGCGGTGGCGCAGGTCGTCACCTTCGCCATGCCGCATGACAAACTCGGCGAGGAGGTCGCCGCGGCGGTCGTGCTGCGCGAGGGCCAGAGCGCCAGCGAGGCAGAGATTCGCGGCTTCGCCGCGACGCGGCTTGCCGATTTCAAGGTGCCGCGCAAGGTGGTGATCCTGGATGAGATCCCCAAGGGAGCGACCGGCAAGCTGCAGCGCATCGGCCTTGCCGCCAAGCTCGGCCTCGGCTGA
- a CDS encoding fumarylacetoacetate hydrolase family protein has translation MNVHGADYAIEPTPIPAIPVARSDKLFPVHRVYCVGRNYAAHAVEMGHDPNKEPPFFFQKNPDNVNTSGEFPYPPASSDVHYEIELVVALKSGGKDIPVDRALDCVFGYGVGLDMTRRDLQAVAKDLGRPWEVGKAFEASAPCTPLIPASLIGHPVQGAIWLDLNGQRKQTGDLNQMIWKVPEMISYLSGLFTLRPGDLILSGTPSGVGAVQRGDILTGHIDSVGDIEVKVV, from the coding sequence ATGAACGTTCACGGCGCAGACTACGCAATCGAGCCGACCCCGATCCCGGCCATCCCGGTCGCTCGGTCCGACAAGCTGTTTCCGGTGCATCGGGTCTATTGTGTCGGCCGCAACTACGCCGCGCACGCCGTGGAGATGGGGCATGACCCGAACAAAGAGCCGCCATTTTTCTTCCAGAAGAACCCCGACAACGTCAACACATCCGGCGAGTTTCCCTATCCGCCGGCGTCCAGCGACGTCCACTATGAGATCGAATTGGTGGTGGCGTTGAAAAGCGGCGGCAAGGACATCCCGGTCGATAGAGCTCTCGACTGCGTCTTCGGCTACGGCGTCGGCCTCGACATGACACGGCGCGACCTGCAGGCCGTGGCCAAGGATCTCGGCCGGCCCTGGGAAGTCGGCAAGGCGTTCGAGGCGTCCGCGCCATGCACCCCTCTGATTCCCGCAAGCTTGATCGGCCATCCCGTTCAAGGCGCGATCTGGCTGGACCTGAACGGCCAGCGGAAGCAGACCGGCGATCTCAATCAGATGATCTGGAAGGTTCCCGAAATGATCAGCTATCTTTCGGGCCTGTTTACGCTCAGGCCCGGAGATCTTATCCTGTCGGGGACGCCGTCCGGCGTCGGCGCGGTTCAGCGCGGCGACATTCTCACCGGCCATATCGACAGCGTCGGCGACATTGAGGTCAAGGTTGTCTGA
- a CDS encoding ABC transporter permease subunit, giving the protein MILFGYRAPMMASLLVWCAMWEIVGRLGLVFLLPPLSEVLSAAVGLVQTPSWQSATVTTLRAFFTGTALSVVIGVPLGILMGRVKIADDLLGMWVNIFSSAPLSALVPVLMILFGFGERTIVAAVFLFAIWIIVLDTRAGVRHISPSLIEMARCYGATRRALYLKIILWAALPEILAGIRLGLIRGVKGVVIGQLLVAIVGYGALFETFSRNFRMADFWALTIILFAFALLVAELIERAEAKVEYYAGAR; this is encoded by the coding sequence ATGATCCTGTTCGGCTACCGTGCACCGATGATGGCGTCGCTGCTTGTCTGGTGCGCAATGTGGGAGATCGTCGGCAGGCTCGGCCTGGTTTTCCTGCTGCCTCCACTCAGCGAGGTGCTGAGCGCAGCTGTCGGTCTGGTGCAGACGCCCTCCTGGCAGAGCGCGACGGTCACGACGTTGCGTGCCTTTTTCACCGGTACAGCGCTATCGGTCGTGATCGGCGTGCCGCTCGGCATTCTTATGGGCCGCGTCAAGATCGCAGACGATTTGCTCGGTATGTGGGTCAACATTTTTTCCAGTGCCCCGCTCTCGGCGCTGGTGCCCGTGCTGATGATCCTGTTCGGCTTCGGCGAAAGGACAATCGTCGCGGCGGTGTTCCTGTTTGCGATCTGGATCATCGTGCTCGATACCCGCGCCGGCGTCCGGCACATCTCGCCGTCGCTTATCGAGATGGCGCGCTGCTATGGCGCCACGCGGCGGGCGTTGTACCTGAAAATCATTCTCTGGGCGGCGCTGCCGGAAATCCTCGCCGGCATAAGGCTTGGCCTCATCCGCGGCGTCAAGGGCGTGGTGATCGGCCAACTGCTCGTCGCCATCGTCGGCTATGGGGCCCTCTTCGAGACGTTTTCGCGCAATTTCCGCATGGCCGATTTCTGGGCCCTCACCATCATCCTTTTCGCCTTCGCTCTCCTGGTCGCCGAACTGATCGAGCGGGCCGAAGCCAAAGTCGAATATTATGCAGGAGCAAGATAA
- a CDS encoding ABC transporter ATP-binding protein — MSAPVDPIVEVRGISKSYGSTEALRGIDLDFPRGKLTSLLGPSGCGKTTLLKIIAGLIKANAGTIAVDGKVVSGPGPERAFVFQDFALMPWATAIRNVAFGLELRGKPKAERENIARHYIAEVGLAGFENKYPHELSGGMRQRVGLARALAVDADVLLLDEPFSAVDEQNRRKFQEDLIRLRSNQSKTFIFVTHSIEEAVYISDRIVLLSPRPGRVSQIIEPEIDRSGDPDLIHRDEHYLDTVQEIWQGLKQYAE, encoded by the coding sequence ATGTCCGCTCCAGTCGATCCGATCGTCGAGGTGAGGGGAATCTCCAAGAGCTACGGCAGCACCGAGGCACTGCGCGGCATAGATCTCGACTTTCCACGCGGCAAATTGACCAGCCTGCTCGGCCCGAGCGGGTGCGGAAAGACGACGCTTCTCAAGATCATCGCTGGGCTGATCAAGGCCAATGCCGGCACAATCGCGGTCGACGGCAAGGTGGTCAGCGGGCCAGGCCCCGAACGCGCGTTCGTGTTCCAGGATTTTGCGTTGATGCCGTGGGCAACAGCGATCCGCAACGTGGCTTTCGGGCTCGAACTGCGCGGCAAGCCAAAAGCCGAACGTGAGAACATCGCACGCCACTACATAGCCGAGGTTGGACTCGCCGGGTTCGAGAACAAATATCCGCATGAGCTTTCGGGCGGCATGCGCCAGCGCGTCGGTCTGGCGCGCGCCCTGGCGGTTGATGCCGACGTGCTGCTTCTCGACGAACCGTTCTCGGCCGTTGACGAGCAGAACCGGCGAAAATTTCAGGAGGACCTGATCAGGTTGCGCAGCAATCAGAGCAAGACCTTCATCTTCGTCACGCACTCGATCGAGGAGGCGGTCTATATATCGGACCGCATCGTGCTCCTGTCGCCCCGTCCAGGCAGGGTTTCGCAGATCATAGAGCCTGAGATCGACCGCTCCGGCGACCCGGACCTCATCCACCGCGACGAGCACTATCTCGATACCGTCCAGGAAATCTGGCAGGGGTTGAAGCAATATGCCGAATGA
- a CDS encoding ABC transporter permease translates to MATGIKTESEAVGLASPSARSEVGGWQDQPVLLRLVSIALFAGIWEITGRIPVSFAFPTFSATFTAFIGLIADGSLPMAYVSTLQPLLLGIVLSAFLGVGLGTLCGLWRTGEWFVIPVFIVLQAAPVAAFIPMVTFVYGIGITAKTLAVMILALPVIVLNTYKAVRNVNESLIVMCRSFLGTRWQVVTRIILPDASPVIFAGLRLGVAAGFVGVVLAELLITPTGIGDLITFHRSRADYAEMYATIASIIAFSTLTLVALQWVELRVFRPEARRT, encoded by the coding sequence ATGGCGACTGGCATCAAGACGGAGAGCGAGGCCGTCGGCCTTGCTAGCCCGTCGGCGCGCAGCGAGGTGGGCGGATGGCAGGACCAGCCAGTTCTCTTGAGGCTGGTTTCGATCGCCCTCTTTGCGGGCATATGGGAAATCACCGGCCGCATACCGGTTAGCTTTGCATTTCCGACTTTCTCTGCCACGTTCACCGCCTTCATCGGCCTGATCGCCGACGGCAGTCTGCCGATGGCCTACGTCTCGACGCTGCAACCCTTGCTGCTCGGAATCGTGCTGTCGGCTTTCCTTGGCGTCGGCCTCGGAACGCTGTGCGGGCTGTGGCGCACCGGTGAATGGTTTGTCATCCCGGTGTTCATCGTGTTGCAGGCCGCGCCCGTCGCGGCGTTCATCCCGATGGTGACTTTTGTCTACGGCATCGGCATCACCGCCAAGACGCTAGCCGTGATGATACTGGCTTTGCCGGTCATCGTGCTCAACACCTACAAGGCGGTGCGGAACGTCAACGAGTCGCTCATCGTCATGTGCCGCTCGTTCCTCGGAACTCGCTGGCAAGTGGTCACGCGGATTATTCTTCCTGACGCCAGCCCGGTCATTTTCGCGGGGCTGCGGCTGGGTGTGGCGGCAGGCTTCGTCGGCGTCGTGCTGGCCGAATTGCTGATCACGCCGACCGGGATCGGCGACTTGATCACCTTTCACCGTTCACGCGCTGACTATGCCGAGATGTATGCGACGATTGCCTCGATTATCGCGTTTTCGACCCTGACGCTGGTTGCCCTGCAATGGGTCGAGCTGCGCGTCTTCAGGCCCGAGGCAAGGAGAACCTGA
- a CDS encoding ABC transporter substrate-binding protein: protein MTNLSRRAVLATALAAAIGAMSVDAASAGDMRIAFGDLPGIESIQTLTAIERAKERGVNVELIILNDEDLAAQAIVGNQADVGVGAPYTLIQKAGVPIRLFAQISTLRFFPVVNSEFYKEWKDLDGQDVAVQARGSGTEAVMLLMAKTHGIKLGTISYVPGSEVRRNALIQGTLKASIVDAANRRALEAEAPGKFIVLPVDDLSATDEGLFATADYLKNNAADVDILVEELMKTAREITENPAVAVEFRNKYKLLPDLGGEADAEIADYYKETAGAGSLVLNGGGAEAAADDFAFFSLAGQIEGDPASLKVEDFWDVAAIDRAVAKLGKK, encoded by the coding sequence ATGACCAACTTGTCCAGGCGAGCCGTCCTCGCAACGGCCCTCGCCGCGGCCATCGGCGCAATGTCGGTCGACGCTGCCAGCGCAGGCGATATGCGCATCGCGTTCGGGGATTTGCCGGGAATTGAATCCATCCAGACACTCACCGCCATCGAGCGCGCGAAGGAGCGCGGAGTAAACGTCGAACTGATCATTCTCAATGATGAAGACCTGGCGGCGCAAGCCATCGTCGGCAACCAGGCGGACGTGGGCGTCGGCGCGCCCTATACCCTGATCCAGAAAGCGGGCGTGCCTATTCGTCTGTTTGCGCAGATATCGACGCTGCGCTTCTTTCCGGTCGTCAACAGCGAATTCTACAAGGAGTGGAAGGATCTGGACGGCCAGGACGTCGCGGTGCAGGCGCGGGGCTCCGGCACGGAGGCCGTCATGCTGCTGATGGCCAAGACCCACGGCATCAAACTCGGCACCATCAGCTATGTCCCAGGTTCCGAGGTCCGGCGCAACGCGCTTATCCAGGGTACGCTGAAAGCCTCGATCGTCGACGCGGCCAATCGGCGCGCTCTCGAGGCGGAGGCGCCCGGCAAGTTCATCGTGCTGCCTGTCGATGATCTCAGCGCCACCGATGAAGGATTGTTCGCAACCGCCGACTACCTGAAGAACAATGCCGCCGATGTCGATATCCTGGTCGAGGAACTGATGAAGACGGCGCGCGAGATCACCGAGAACCCTGCCGTTGCGGTAGAGTTTCGCAACAAATACAAGCTGCTGCCCGACCTCGGCGGGGAGGCCGATGCGGAGATCGCGGACTATTACAAAGAAACGGCGGGCGCCGGCAGTCTGGTATTGAACGGCGGCGGGGCGGAGGCGGCAGCGGACGATTTTGCGTTCTTCAGTCTCGCCGGTCAGATCGAAGGCGATCCGGCCTCCCTCAAGGTCGAGGATTTCTGGGATGTCGCGGCTATCGACCGCGCCGTCGCCAAGCTCGGCAAGAAATAG
- a CDS encoding FCD domain-containing protein: protein MDVIGDGGHAALVQLQAYLAQMDLSGETRLPAERELCESLGVSRGDLRKALAVLEKDGRIWRHVGKGTFVGSGPIEETIGISEIAGRTNPADVMRARLIIEPEIAREAALHATLDDIAAMRKSLAQTREAATWRQYENIDNALHRQIAQASRNNVLLGLFDVLNAVRRTVVWGRLRADGARPPADHHSFADHEKIVEAIAERDLAGAATAMRQHLLQVGRRLIPAHEAAE, encoded by the coding sequence ATGGATGTTATCGGAGACGGCGGCCACGCTGCGCTGGTGCAACTTCAGGCCTATCTCGCGCAGATGGACCTGTCCGGCGAGACGCGACTGCCGGCCGAGCGAGAGCTTTGCGAAAGCCTGGGTGTTTCGCGTGGCGACTTGCGCAAGGCTCTGGCGGTGCTCGAAAAGGACGGCCGAATCTGGCGCCATGTCGGCAAAGGCACCTTCGTCGGAAGCGGCCCGATCGAAGAGACGATCGGCATTTCCGAAATCGCCGGGCGCACCAACCCCGCCGATGTGATGCGCGCGCGCCTAATCATCGAGCCGGAAATCGCGCGCGAGGCAGCACTGCACGCGACGCTTGACGACATAGCCGCGATGCGGAAATCGCTCGCCCAGACGCGCGAGGCGGCGACGTGGCGGCAGTATGAGAACATCGACAATGCACTTCACCGGCAGATTGCGCAGGCGAGCAGAAACAACGTGCTGCTCGGCCTGTTCGACGTGCTCAACGCGGTTCGGCGAACCGTGGTGTGGGGCCGCCTGCGTGCCGATGGCGCGCGCCCCCCTGCCGACCATCATAGTTTTGCCGATCACGAGAAGATCGTGGAAGCCATCGCCGAGCGCGATCTTGCAGGCGCTGCAACCGCCATGCGCCAGCACCTGCTGCAGGTCGGCCGACGTCTGATTCCAGCCCATGAGGCGGCTGAATAG
- the ggt gene encoding gamma-glutamyltransferase — translation MRDFHFPGRSPVRATEAMAATSHPLATLAAIDMLRSGGNAMDAAVCAAAVQAVVEPQSTGIGGDCFVLYCPKGEGDVIAFNGSGRAPNAATVDWYLEKGFGELPKQGPHAVTIPGAVDAWCRLLEDHGRKGMAEALAPAIHYAENGYVVHDRVAFDWEDPETDLSADEVAARIFLPRGKAPKAGDVHRQPELAETLRIIARKGRAGFYEGEVAEDLVGRLRALGGLHTLDDFAVTRGEYKTAISISYNGYDIHQMPPNNQGLTALLMLNVLSGFDLGALDPNGAERLHLEIEAGRLAYRDRDDLLADHDHVAVPVKALLSSAYAGRLRAAIDPERAMTGLPRLELPGSDTVYITVVDRDLNAVSFINSTYYSFGSGVVGPKTGIVLQNRGTSFRLDPRHPNAIAPGKRPMHTIMPGMMTKDGRAVMPFGVMGGGYQPFGHVHLLTNMIDFGMDPQQALDTPRVFYNHDMVEAERSVRADAVEGLRRRGHQVVEADHPLGGGQAVLIDWEKGTLTGASDPRKDGLALGY, via the coding sequence ATGCGTGATTTCCATTTCCCAGGCCGCTCGCCGGTCCGCGCCACCGAAGCAATGGCCGCGACTTCGCATCCGCTGGCCACACTTGCCGCCATCGACATGCTGCGCTCCGGCGGCAATGCCATGGATGCGGCCGTCTGCGCCGCCGCAGTGCAGGCGGTGGTCGAGCCGCAATCGACCGGCATTGGCGGCGACTGCTTCGTGCTCTACTGCCCGAAGGGCGAGGGCGATGTGATTGCCTTCAACGGTTCGGGACGCGCTCCGAACGCCGCGACGGTCGACTGGTATCTGGAGAAAGGTTTTGGCGAACTGCCGAAGCAGGGCCCGCACGCGGTCACCATTCCCGGTGCCGTGGACGCCTGGTGCCGGCTGCTCGAAGACCACGGCCGCAAGGGCATGGCCGAGGCGCTCGCTCCGGCCATCCACTATGCCGAAAACGGCTATGTCGTGCATGACCGAGTCGCCTTCGATTGGGAGGATCCCGAAACCGATCTGTCGGCCGACGAAGTGGCGGCGCGCATCTTCTTACCCCGCGGCAAGGCCCCAAAGGCGGGTGACGTGCATCGCCAGCCGGAGCTCGCCGAAACGCTGCGCATAATCGCAAGAAAGGGTCGCGCCGGCTTCTATGAAGGCGAAGTCGCGGAGGATCTGGTCGGACGGCTTCGCGCGCTCGGCGGCTTGCACACCTTGGACGACTTCGCAGTGACGCGGGGCGAGTACAAGACCGCGATCAGCATCTCCTATAATGGCTACGACATCCATCAGATGCCGCCGAACAACCAGGGCCTGACGGCGCTCTTGATGCTGAACGTGCTCTCGGGCTTCGACCTTGGCGCGCTCGATCCCAACGGCGCCGAACGGCTGCATCTGGAGATCGAGGCCGGTCGTTTGGCCTACCGCGATCGCGACGACTTGCTTGCCGATCACGATCATGTCGCGGTGCCCGTAAAGGCGCTTCTCTCCAGCGCCTATGCCGGCCGGCTGCGGGCCGCGATCGATCCCGAGCGCGCCATGACCGGTCTGCCGCGCCTTGAGCTCCCGGGCAGCGACACGGTCTACATCACCGTCGTCGATCGCGACTTGAATGCGGTGAGCTTCATCAACTCGACCTACTATTCCTTCGGCAGCGGCGTCGTCGGCCCGAAGACCGGCATCGTGCTGCAGAACCGCGGCACCAGTTTTCGGCTCGATCCCAGACATCCGAATGCGATAGCACCCGGCAAGCGGCCGATGCACACGATCATGCCCGGCATGATGACCAAGGATGGCCGCGCCGTGATGCCCTTCGGCGTCATGGGCGGCGGCTACCAGCCCTTCGGCCACGTGCATCTTTTGACCAACATGATCGACTTCGGCATGGACCCGCAGCAGGCGCTGGATACGCCGCGTGTCTTCTACAATCACGATATGGTGGAGGCCGAGCGCAGCGTGCGCGCCGATGCCGTCGAGGGCCTGCGGCGCAGAGGCCATCAGGTGGTGGAGGCCGACCATCCACTTGGCGGCGGGCAGGCCGTGCTGATCGACTGGGAAAAGGGCACGCTGACCGGCGCCTCCGATCCACGCAAGGACGGGTTGGCGCTCGGCTATTGA
- a CDS encoding ABC transporter ATP-binding protein, with product MVRLDGVSKVFPGGIVGLDAVDLEIAQGEFLTLLGPSGCGKTTSLRVIAGFESPTSGNVLLEGRDITGLRPFDRPVNTVFQDYALFPHMDVAANVGFGLSVRKLSGTEQAKRVGEALEMVGLADKLRARVSELSGGQRQRVALARAIVCEPRVLLLDEPLSALDAHLREQMQVELKRLQSRLGTTFVMVTHDQTEALSISDRIVVMNKGRIEQIAPPATLYDRPATRFVASFIGTMNLLQSRFVARDGERLRFAAGELPLEAVSDSGETPAAGDTRIIGVRPEDLLAATEAAAGTAPARVSGIVFHGRTLRLHAELGRGTSIVIDAPRRADGFQFGVGDIAHVSLRRGANCPMLAS from the coding sequence TTGGTGCGTTTGGACGGAGTCTCGAAAGTCTTTCCAGGCGGCATCGTCGGTCTCGACGCCGTCGATCTCGAAATTGCTCAGGGTGAGTTCCTGACGCTGCTCGGCCCCTCCGGCTGTGGCAAGACCACCAGCCTGCGCGTCATCGCCGGCTTCGAGAGCCCGACCAGCGGCAATGTGCTGCTCGAAGGCCGCGACATCACCGGCCTGAGGCCTTTCGACCGGCCGGTCAACACCGTCTTCCAGGATTATGCGCTGTTTCCGCACATGGACGTCGCGGCCAATGTCGGCTTCGGCCTGTCGGTGCGCAAACTGTCCGGAACCGAGCAGGCCAAGCGCGTTGGCGAAGCGCTCGAAATGGTCGGGCTTGCCGACAAGCTTCGCGCCCGCGTCTCCGAACTCTCCGGCGGCCAGCGCCAGCGCGTCGCGCTCGCCCGTGCCATCGTGTGCGAGCCGCGCGTGCTGCTGCTCGACGAGCCGTTGTCGGCGCTCGATGCACATCTGCGCGAGCAGATGCAGGTGGAGTTGAAGCGACTGCAGTCGCGTCTCGGCACCACCTTCGTCATGGTCACCCACGACCAGACCGAGGCGCTGTCGATCTCCGATCGCATCGTGGTCATGAACAAGGGCCGCATCGAGCAGATCGCGCCGCCCGCGACCCTCTATGATCGTCCGGCGACGAGGTTCGTCGCTTCCTTCATCGGCACGATGAACCTTCTGCAGTCGCGCTTTGTCGCCCGCGACGGCGAGCGTTTGCGCTTCGCCGCCGGCGAGCTGCCGTTGGAGGCGGTCTCGGACAGTGGCGAAACCCCGGCGGCGGGTGACACCCGTATCATCGGCGTGCGCCCGGAGGATCTGCTCGCAGCCACCGAGGCGGCCGCCGGCACCGCGCCCGCGCGCGTGAGTGGCATTGTCTTTCACGGCCGCACCCTGCGCCTTCACGCCGAGCTTGGGCGGGGGACCTCCATCGTCATCGATGCTCCGCGCCGCGCCGACGGCTTTCAATTCGGCGTCGGCGACATCGCGCATGTCAGCCTGCGGCGGGGTGCCAATTGCCCCATGCTGGCGAGCTGA
- a CDS encoding cupin domain-containing protein, translating to MDIAEEAAERPKDDADVRVGRRVRALRLERRLSLAELAAKAGISIGALSQIERGMSSLRVKVIWPLAAALDIEASALIADGNDAVNDLYCVRAEKRRSIPVKSEGVAKALLSPPAAALTGMLVTVEAGGGTAEAYAHAGHEFGFVMAGEVELVVDATTYVLKAGDSFAFKSTLLHAFRNLGSERCQILWVNTTKPSEVRDGA from the coding sequence ATGGACATAGCGGAAGAAGCCGCCGAAAGGCCGAAGGACGATGCCGATGTGCGCGTTGGCCGCCGGGTGCGGGCGCTGAGGCTGGAGCGCCGGTTGTCGCTTGCAGAACTCGCCGCCAAAGCCGGCATTTCGATCGGCGCGCTCAGCCAGATCGAGCGCGGCATGTCCTCGCTGCGCGTCAAGGTGATCTGGCCACTGGCGGCAGCCCTCGACATCGAGGCTTCGGCGCTGATTGCCGACGGCAATGACGCGGTCAACGACCTCTATTGCGTGCGGGCGGAAAAGCGGCGCTCGATTCCGGTCAAATCGGAAGGCGTCGCCAAGGCGCTGCTCTCGCCGCCCGCAGCCGCGCTCACCGGTATGCTGGTGACGGTCGAGGCCGGCGGTGGCACCGCGGAAGCCTATGCCCATGCCGGCCACGAATTCGGCTTCGTGATGGCGGGCGAGGTCGAACTCGTGGTCGATGCGACCACTTATGTGCTCAAGGCCGGCGACAGTTTTGCCTTCAAGAGCACCTTGCTGCATGCCTTCCGCAACCTCGGTTCCGAGCGTTGCCAGATCCTTTGGGTCAACACCACCAAGCCGTCCGAGGTGCGCGATGGCGCCTGA
- a CDS encoding ABC transporter substrate-binding protein, giving the protein MTLHLKSITGHKARAGLAALALALSSTVAFAADKLQYFTWSGYELPDFNKSFLAAHPDAVEATIFGDDDDAFTKVKAGFRPDIAHPCYDKVARWNKEGLLQPIDTKRIKNWDSIFPVFKNLPDLQAGDGKVWMVPWDWGNTSILYRTDLVKNPEASWNLLWDKQYAGRMATIDAVHDTPIVAALLAGVNPFDMTPEQMDKVAEKLREQRPLLSSYTTDMTSVEQALASGQLVAAMTWNASATSLKKQGVPVEFMKPKEGMLTWACGFVMLKDAKNVDLAYDFINSRLDADSGKYLIQSYGYGSSLSTAFAGVSKEELDKLQLPADPDVMLKTTIFTGPMKQNDDVAKMFEKVKAGG; this is encoded by the coding sequence ATGACATTGCACCTGAAATCGATCACCGGACACAAGGCGCGGGCCGGTCTTGCCGCACTGGCATTGGCGCTGTCGTCGACGGTCGCTTTTGCCGCCGACAAGCTGCAATATTTCACCTGGTCGGGTTACGAACTGCCCGACTTCAACAAGAGCTTCCTGGCCGCGCATCCCGACGCCGTCGAGGCGACCATCTTCGGCGATGACGACGATGCTTTTACCAAGGTCAAGGCCGGATTCCGGCCGGACATCGCGCATCCCTGCTATGACAAGGTCGCGCGCTGGAACAAGGAAGGCCTGCTGCAGCCGATCGACACGAAGCGCATCAAGAACTGGGATTCGATCTTCCCGGTGTTCAAGAACCTGCCCGACCTGCAGGCCGGCGACGGCAAGGTCTGGATGGTGCCGTGGGACTGGGGCAACACCTCGATCCTCTACCGCACCGACCTGGTGAAGAACCCCGAGGCGAGCTGGAATCTTCTGTGGGACAAGCAATATGCCGGCCGCATGGCGACCATCGACGCCGTCCATGATACCCCGATCGTCGCGGCGCTTCTGGCCGGCGTAAATCCGTTCGATATGACGCCGGAGCAGATGGACAAGGTGGCGGAAAAGCTACGCGAGCAGCGGCCGCTGCTTTCCAGCTACACAACCGACATGACCTCGGTCGAGCAGGCGCTGGCGAGCGGCCAGCTGGTCGCCGCCATGACTTGGAATGCCTCCGCCACCTCGCTGAAGAAGCAGGGCGTTCCGGTCGAGTTCATGAAGCCGAAGGAGGGGATGCTCACCTGGGCCTGCGGCTTCGTCATGCTGAAGGACGCCAAGAACGTCGATCTCGCCTATGACTTCATCAACAGCCGGCTCGACGCCGACTCGGGCAAGTATCTGATCCAGTCCTACGGCTATGGCAGCTCGCTCTCGACCGCCTTCGCCGGCGTGTCGAAGGAGGAACTGGACAAGCTGCAGCTGCCTGCGGATCCCGACGTGATGCTGAAGACCACCATCTTCACCGGACCGATGAAGCAGAATGACGATGTCGCCAAGATGTTCGAGAAGGTGAAGGCCGGCGGCTGA